A genomic stretch from Candidatus Nitrososphaera gargensis Ga9.2 includes:
- a CDS encoding ATP-grasp domain-containing protein, producing the protein MNARVLVTAAGSIVAQGIIKSLKLASKKGDIRYTIIAADMSPLAAGLYRCDSGILVPPVSSPDYIDSVAKVCSDNDVQAVFCGSDDELLALAGAKEAIEKTGAKLLTGPLEALAIARDKWATYEFCRANGLACAPSSLPEERDAFVREFGFPVVVKPREGYGSLHFYIAKSKQEMDSSILAIERAGWRPLVQKYLAGDEFTTGVTIDRNSTYAMSSISIRKMIKHGQTYKAFIDHYHSVCRSAEDVALKLGASGPINVQAKLEGEAPVVFEINPRFSATCPMRAAAGVNEPDIVFRNTVLGQEVKINSYERLVCMRYWNEVYVPYLVYEKALHGRRVEKGSFVPDYF; encoded by the coding sequence ATGAATGCAAGGGTGCTAGTGACTGCCGCTGGCAGTATTGTAGCCCAAGGCATAATAAAGTCGCTTAAGCTTGCAAGCAAAAAGGGAGACATCAGGTATACAATAATTGCGGCCGACATGAGCCCGCTTGCAGCGGGCCTTTATCGCTGCGACAGCGGCATTCTAGTTCCCCCGGTGTCATCGCCGGACTATATTGACAGCGTTGCAAAGGTATGCAGCGACAACGACGTGCAGGCGGTTTTCTGCGGATCTGACGATGAGCTGCTGGCTCTGGCAGGCGCAAAAGAGGCGATAGAGAAGACAGGAGCAAAACTTTTGACGGGGCCGCTTGAGGCGCTCGCTATCGCAAGGGACAAGTGGGCAACTTATGAATTTTGCAGGGCAAACGGCCTTGCGTGCGCGCCCTCGTCGCTCCCAGAAGAGCGTGACGCGTTCGTCAGAGAGTTTGGATTCCCGGTTGTCGTCAAGCCGAGAGAGGGATATGGCTCGCTCCATTTCTATATTGCAAAGAGCAAGCAAGAGATGGACAGCTCCATTTTGGCTATTGAAAGGGCCGGTTGGAGACCTCTTGTTCAAAAGTACCTGGCTGGCGATGAATTCACTACAGGGGTCACGATCGACAGGAACTCCACATATGCCATGTCATCAATATCGATTCGCAAGATGATCAAGCATGGTCAGACCTACAAAGCCTTTATAGACCATTACCACAGTGTGTGCAGGTCCGCAGAAGACGTTGCGCTAAAGCTCGGCGCTTCCGGCCCGATCAATGTGCAGGCAAAGCTTGAAGGCGAGGCGCCGGTGGTGTTTGAAATAAACCCGCGCTTTTCAGCCACATGCCCCATGCGCGCGGCCGCCGGCGTCAACGAACCGGACATCGTATTCCGCAACACCGTGTTGGGCCAAGAAGTCAAGATCAACAGCTATGAGCGGCTCGTATGCATGAGGTACTGGAACGAGGTGTATGTGCCGTACTTGGTGTACGAAAAAGCATTGCATGGCAGAAGAGTAGAAAAAGGCTCGTTTGTGCCAGACTATTTCTAG
- a CDS encoding metallophosphoesterase family protein, with product MLQLERSAAKANAPDFLKQIGLALGALQAERQKKSIAGGKVNGGLVEIQKLEKLAVVSDLHGDSKSLFRILSELNYEQFLSDPMNKLVFLGDYVDRGSDSMGVMYAVCHLKSTYPDSVVLMRGNHEAPAEFPFSSHNLPYEIEERFGSCSKEVYQRLLSMFKLLTLATVVRQKLLLVHGGLPTENATMESLATAQENHIRSRVLEELLWNDPRQIDIEPGWEMSRRGLGRHFGSGVSRMWLQRSGAKVIVRGHEPCQGFRLDHDGAVMTLFSCKEAYPKFKAAYLALTAGQLDDINDARDLSRYVRFPELL from the coding sequence TTGTTGCAACTGGAGCGGTCTGCTGCAAAGGCTAATGCACCTGATTTTCTCAAGCAAATTGGGCTGGCATTAGGCGCGCTGCAGGCAGAAAGACAAAAGAAAAGCATAGCAGGCGGCAAGGTCAATGGCGGGCTAGTGGAAATACAAAAGCTGGAGAAACTTGCAGTTGTTAGCGACCTGCATGGCGATTCAAAGTCGCTCTTCCGGATCCTTTCAGAATTGAACTATGAACAGTTCCTGTCTGACCCAATGAACAAGCTTGTGTTCCTTGGCGACTATGTCGACAGGGGAAGCGATTCTATGGGGGTGATGTACGCAGTATGCCACCTCAAAAGCACGTATCCCGACTCGGTAGTGCTCATGCGGGGGAACCACGAAGCACCGGCCGAGTTCCCGTTTTCATCTCACAACCTGCCTTATGAAATCGAGGAGCGCTTTGGAAGCTGCAGCAAAGAAGTCTACCAGAGACTGCTGTCAATGTTCAAGTTGCTCACGCTTGCTACGGTGGTCAGGCAAAAGCTGCTGCTGGTCCACGGAGGGCTTCCGACTGAAAATGCGACAATGGAATCGCTAGCCACTGCACAGGAGAATCATATCAGAAGCAGGGTGCTTGAAGAGCTGCTTTGGAACGACCCGCGGCAGATCGACATCGAGCCGGGATGGGAAATGTCAAGGAGGGGGCTTGGAAGGCACTTTGGAAGCGGCGTATCGCGCATGTGGCTTCAGAGGTCAGGCGCAAAGGTGATAGTGAGAGGGCACGAGCCCTGCCAAGGGTTCAGACTGGATCACGACGGCGCTGTCATGACGCTCTTTTCATGCAAGGAGGCGTACCCAAAGTTCAAGGCCGCGTACCTGGCCTTGACTGCAGGCCAGCTTGATGATATTAATGACGCAAGAGATCTGTCGCGCTATGTCAGATTTCCAGAGTTGCTTTGA